A single region of the Marinobacter nanhaiticus D15-8W genome encodes:
- the serA gene encoding phosphoglycerate dehydrogenase, which translates to MANTSLDKSKIRILLLEGVHQSALDTLHEAGYTNIEYLKHSLAEDELKEKIADAHFIGIRSRTQLTEAVFEAASKLVAVGCFCIGTNQVDLKAATRRGVAVFNAPFSNTRSVAELVLAQAILLLRGIPEKNAKAHRGDWLKSAKDSYEIRGKKLGIIGYGNIGTQFSVLAESLGMKVYFYDVVSKLSIGNATQVNSLKELLNISDVVSLHVPETPATKYMFGPEQLAQMKPGSILMNASRGTVVDIEALAETLKSGKLLGAAIDVFPVEPKSNDEEFVSPLREFDNVILTPHIGGSTIEAQENIGREVAEKLAMYSDNGTTVSSVNFPEVALPSHPGQHRLLHIHENIPGVMSEINRVFSDNGINICGQYLQTQEDIGYVVIDVDKAYGELALEKLKSVRGTIRCRVLF; encoded by the coding sequence ATGGCAAATACGTCCCTCGACAAAAGCAAGATTCGGATCCTGCTGCTGGAAGGTGTTCACCAGTCAGCGCTGGATACGTTGCACGAAGCGGGTTACACCAACATCGAGTACCTTAAGCACTCCCTCGCCGAGGACGAGCTGAAGGAAAAGATTGCGGACGCACATTTCATCGGCATCCGCTCCCGCACGCAGCTGACCGAAGCCGTATTCGAAGCGGCCAGCAAGCTGGTTGCCGTGGGCTGCTTCTGCATCGGGACCAACCAGGTCGACCTGAAGGCGGCGACCCGTCGTGGCGTGGCCGTGTTCAACGCACCTTTCTCCAACACCCGCAGCGTGGCCGAACTGGTCCTGGCCCAGGCTATCCTGCTGCTTCGCGGCATCCCGGAGAAGAACGCCAAGGCCCATCGCGGTGACTGGCTGAAGTCCGCCAAGGACAGCTACGAGATCCGAGGCAAGAAGCTGGGGATCATCGGCTACGGTAACATCGGCACCCAGTTCAGCGTATTGGCCGAGTCCCTGGGCATGAAGGTCTACTTCTATGACGTGGTTTCCAAGCTGTCGATCGGTAACGCCACCCAGGTCAACTCCCTCAAGGAACTGCTGAACATATCCGATGTGGTGAGCCTGCACGTACCGGAAACCCCGGCCACCAAGTACATGTTCGGCCCCGAGCAGCTGGCCCAGATGAAGCCGGGCAGCATCCTGATGAATGCCTCGCGCGGTACCGTGGTCGACATCGAAGCCCTGGCGGAAACCCTGAAGAGCGGTAAGCTGCTCGGCGCTGCGATCGACGTATTCCCGGTCGAGCCGAAGTCGAACGACGAGGAGTTCGTCTCTCCCCTGCGTGAGTTCGACAACGTCATCCTAACGCCGCACATCGGTGGTTCCACCATCGAGGCCCAGGAAAACATCGGTCGCGAAGTGGCCGAAAAACTTGCGATGTACAGCGACAACGGCACCACCGTATCATCGGTCAACTTCCCGGAAGTGGCGCTGCCGTCCCACCCGGGCCAGCACCGTCTGCTGCACATCCACGAGAATATCCCGGGCGTCATGTCCGAGATCAACCGCGTTTTCTCCGACAACGGCATCAACATCTGCGGCCAATACCTGCAGACCCAGGAGGACATCGGTTACGTGGTGATCGATGTAGACAAGGCCTACGGCGAACTGGCACTCGAGAAGCTCAAGTCTGTCCGTGGCACCATCCGCTGCCGCGTGCTTTTCTAG
- a CDS encoding FAD-binding oxidoreductase — MTADQIIAALKDLVDDGKVLTDPDDLDNFGKDWTKIYPPKPVAIVFPKTTEQVQALVRFANENEVALVPSGGRTGLSAGAVAANGEVVVAFDYMNQILDFSASDRTVRCQAGVITEQLQNFAEENDLYYPVDFASAGSSQLGGNLSTNAGGIKVIRYGMSRDWVAGLTVVTGKGDILYLNKDLEKNNTGYDLRHLFIGAEGTLGFITEATMKLTRKPDNLTVLVLGLADLTNTMDVLQAFQKQIDLTAYEFFSHEAMQFVLAHGQVQAPFETEAPYYALLEFEAISDEVMDTAMSLFEQTVENGWVLDGAISQSETQAKNLWMLREGISESIAPRTPYKNDISVVVSKVPEFLTEINAVVTEHYPDFEIIWFGHIGDGNLHLNILKPEDMAKEDFFEKCQQVNKWVFEIVERYNGSVSAEHGVGMTKKPYLQYTRSEAEIAYLKGIKQVFDPNGIINPGKIFDL, encoded by the coding sequence ATGACTGCCGACCAGATTATTGCTGCCCTCAAAGACCTTGTAGACGATGGCAAGGTGCTCACCGACCCTGACGACCTCGACAACTTCGGCAAGGACTGGACCAAGATCTATCCGCCCAAGCCTGTCGCTATCGTCTTCCCCAAGACCACCGAGCAGGTGCAGGCGCTGGTCCGCTTCGCCAACGAGAACGAGGTGGCACTGGTACCCTCCGGCGGTCGCACCGGTCTCAGTGCGGGCGCGGTTGCAGCCAATGGTGAGGTGGTTGTTGCGTTCGACTACATGAACCAGATCCTCGATTTCAGCGCCAGTGACCGCACGGTCCGCTGCCAGGCTGGCGTGATTACCGAGCAGTTGCAGAATTTTGCGGAAGAGAACGACCTGTACTACCCGGTGGATTTTGCCTCCGCCGGCTCGAGCCAGTTGGGCGGCAACCTCTCCACCAACGCAGGCGGTATCAAGGTCATCCGCTACGGTATGAGCCGCGACTGGGTGGCGGGCCTGACCGTGGTCACCGGCAAGGGCGATATCCTTTACCTGAACAAGGACCTGGAGAAGAACAACACCGGCTACGACCTGCGTCACCTGTTCATCGGCGCCGAGGGCACCCTGGGCTTTATCACCGAAGCCACCATGAAGCTGACCCGCAAGCCGGATAACCTTACGGTACTGGTGCTCGGCCTGGCGGACCTGACCAATACCATGGACGTGCTGCAGGCCTTCCAGAAGCAGATCGACCTCACGGCTTACGAGTTCTTCTCCCATGAAGCGATGCAGTTTGTCCTCGCGCATGGCCAGGTGCAGGCGCCGTTCGAGACCGAGGCGCCGTACTACGCGCTGCTTGAGTTCGAGGCGATTTCCGATGAGGTGATGGATACCGCCATGAGCCTGTTCGAGCAGACCGTCGAGAACGGTTGGGTGCTGGATGGCGCCATCAGCCAGAGCGAGACCCAGGCGAAGAACCTGTGGATGTTACGGGAGGGCATTTCCGAGTCGATTGCGCCGCGCACGCCCTACAAGAATGACATCTCCGTGGTGGTCTCCAAGGTTCCGGAGTTCCTCACCGAGATCAACGCGGTGGTCACCGAGCACTATCCGGACTTCGAGATTATCTGGTTCGGCCACATCGGCGATGGCAACCTGCACCTGAATATTCTCAAGCCTGAGGACATGGCGAAGGAAGACTTCTTCGAGAAGTGCCAGCAGGTGAACAAGTGGGTGTTCGAGATTGTCGAGCGCTACAACGGCAGCGTTTCCGCCGAGCACGGTGTGGGTATGACCAAGAAGCCTTACCTGCAATACACCCGCAGCGAAGCCGAGATCGCCTATCTGAAAGGTATCAAGCAGGTTTTCGATCCGAACGGCATTATCAACCCGGGCAAGATCTTCGATCTCTGA
- a CDS encoding synaptic vesicle VAT-1 family membrane protein has translation MRRLITPEPGDADVLKVEEVADLQPLPHEVLVNVRAAGLNFADVLARQGLYPDAPPYPNCMGYEFAGVVAAVGSKVEGGWQDKRVFGLSRFNAQAEQVCVPADQLFALPEEMDFETAAAIPVNYLTAWQLLVVMGSLQPEETILIHNAGGGVGLAALDIARKIGARTLGTASPGKHAFLKERGLDEAIDYRADDWENEVAQLTDNKGVELIIDPIGGSHLKRSYKSLRSTGRLGMFGISSASESGLKGRLKLLPTVAGMPILHPIGLMNANKGVFGVNLGHLWEETGKIRIWMQRLLEGYSEGWMRPHVDKVFHFSGGADAHRHLEQRRNIGKVILVPDVR, from the coding sequence ATGCGACGCCTGATTACGCCCGAACCTGGTGATGCGGATGTCCTGAAGGTCGAAGAGGTTGCGGATCTCCAACCGCTACCGCATGAGGTCCTGGTCAATGTACGCGCCGCCGGGCTCAACTTTGCGGATGTGCTGGCCCGGCAAGGCCTTTACCCGGACGCGCCGCCCTATCCGAACTGCATGGGTTATGAGTTTGCGGGCGTGGTCGCCGCCGTCGGCTCCAAGGTCGAGGGCGGCTGGCAGGATAAGCGGGTATTCGGCCTCAGCCGCTTTAATGCTCAGGCCGAACAGGTCTGCGTACCGGCAGATCAGCTGTTCGCCCTGCCCGAGGAAATGGACTTCGAGACTGCGGCGGCCATTCCAGTGAACTACCTGACCGCCTGGCAGCTCCTTGTAGTAATGGGCAGCTTGCAGCCGGAAGAGACGATCCTGATCCACAACGCCGGTGGCGGCGTGGGACTGGCAGCGCTGGATATCGCCCGCAAGATCGGCGCACGCACGCTGGGCACCGCCAGCCCCGGCAAGCACGCCTTCCTCAAGGAGCGGGGCCTGGACGAAGCCATCGACTATCGGGCGGATGACTGGGAAAACGAGGTGGCCCAACTGACAGATAACAAGGGCGTCGAGCTGATCATCGATCCCATCGGTGGCAGTCACCTCAAACGCAGCTATAAATCCCTACGTTCGACCGGTCGGTTGGGTATGTTCGGGATATCTTCCGCCAGCGAGTCGGGGCTGAAAGGCCGGCTGAAACTGCTACCGACGGTCGCCGGCATGCCCATCCTTCATCCCATTGGCCTGATGAACGCCAATAAAGGCGTGTTCGGCGTCAATCTGGGGCATCTCTGGGAGGAAACCGGCAAGATCCGTATTTGGATGCAGCGGCTCCTGGAGGGTTATAGCGAAGGCTGGATGCGGCCACACGTGGACAAGGTCTTTCACTTTAGCGGAGGCGCCGACGCCCACCGCCACCTGGAACAGCGGCGCAATATCGGCAAGGTGATCCTGGTACCGGATGTTCGATAG